Proteins from a genomic interval of uncultured Flavobacterium sp.:
- a CDS encoding lipocalin-like domain-containing protein: MKNTTFLLLLLVLNSAIAQKAKSVFLGSWALVSVENKNSDGTKNLLYDVNPKGILFFDEKGNYAIEIYKNERPKIISGDKNKCTPEENAAIVQGSNSHFGEYEIDEANKVITFKIKTASFPNWEGTIQKRSYTFMNNELKYVVTNTTQGGKSVTAEVVWKKL; the protein is encoded by the coding sequence ATGAAAAACACAACTTTCTTATTATTACTATTAGTCCTAAATTCGGCGATTGCGCAAAAAGCGAAATCTGTTTTTTTAGGTTCATGGGCTTTGGTTTCAGTAGAAAACAAAAATTCCGACGGGACAAAAAATCTTCTGTATGATGTAAATCCAAAAGGCATTTTGTTTTTTGACGAAAAAGGAAATTACGCTATTGAGATTTATAAAAATGAAAGACCTAAAATAATTTCGGGCGATAAAAACAAATGTACTCCTGAAGAAAACGCAGCAATTGTACAAGGAAGTAATTCGCACTTTGGAGAATATGAAATTGACGAAGCAAATAAGGTTATTACTTTTAAAATAAAAACAGCTTCGTTTCCAAACTGGGAAGGAACAATTCAAAAGAGATCTTACACTTTCATGAATAACGAACTCAAATATGTTGTAACCAATACAACGCAGGGAGGGAAATCTGTCACTGCCGAAGTTGTCTGGAAAAAATTGTAA